A genomic segment from Bradyrhizobium diazoefficiens USDA 110 encodes:
- a CDS encoding transglutaminase family protein → MAIIGEITHTTTYRYAKPVTFGTHRAMFLPRRGASTRLLRWSASTSLPSKVHWITDARSNAVTVMDFSEPGSELTFTFKVRGIYFGVKGLETFPLEPRAEEVPVQYTPDEWTDLAGYLRPHADDPDGSHAAWTKSFVAGDQDRTADVLRRMLGLFRSEFSYRGRDAEGTQSPGETLRTKSGTCRDFAWLMIETLRRLGFAARFVSGYLYDAALDGGAVGMTGSGATHAWVQVFLPGAGWLDYDPTNSLSAGFDLIPVAIARHPGQAVPLAGSWFGDSGDYLGMSINVAVRKLSEMLDPSEG, encoded by the coding sequence ATGGCGATCATCGGCGAGATCACGCACACGACGACCTATCGCTATGCAAAGCCGGTGACGTTCGGCACGCACCGGGCCATGTTCCTGCCGCGGCGCGGCGCCTCCACCCGGCTGCTTCGCTGGTCCGCTTCGACCAGTCTGCCATCAAAGGTGCATTGGATCACCGACGCCCGCTCGAATGCCGTCACCGTGATGGACTTCAGCGAGCCCGGCAGCGAGCTGACCTTCACCTTCAAGGTTCGCGGCATCTATTTCGGCGTCAAGGGGCTGGAGACGTTTCCGCTGGAGCCGCGGGCCGAGGAAGTCCCCGTGCAGTACACGCCGGATGAGTGGACCGATCTTGCAGGATACCTGCGTCCGCATGCCGACGATCCAGACGGCAGCCATGCGGCGTGGACCAAGAGCTTCGTTGCCGGCGATCAGGACCGGACCGCCGACGTGCTGCGCCGGATGCTGGGCCTGTTTCGCAGCGAGTTCAGCTATCGCGGAAGAGATGCGGAAGGCACCCAGTCCCCCGGCGAGACGCTGCGTACGAAATCCGGGACCTGCCGGGACTTCGCCTGGCTCATGATCGAGACGTTGCGCCGCCTCGGCTTTGCCGCGCGCTTCGTCAGCGGCTATCTCTATGACGCCGCGCTCGACGGCGGCGCCGTGGGGATGACCGGCTCCGGCGCCACCCATGCATGGGTGCAGGTATTCCTGCCCGGCGCCGGCTGGCTCGATTACGATCCAACGAACAGCCTGAGCGCCGGCTTCGACCTCATCCCCGTGGCCATAGCGCGGCATCCGGGGCAGGCCGTGCCGCTGGCCGGCTCGTGGTTCGGCGATTCCGGCGACTACCTCGGCATGTCGATCAATGTCGCCGTTCGCAAGCTCAGCGAAATGCTCGATCCTTCGGAGGGATAG
- a CDS encoding SMP-30/gluconolactonase/LRE family protein, whose protein sequence is MNDASSHTQGWRPATYYPDPAIKALDPRFEKYWLKLSAVERLTTGLRWAEGPVWFGDGRYLLCSDIPNQRIIKWEEETGAVSVFRKPSNFANGNTRDRQGRLVTCEHGGRRVTRTEYDGSITVLMDSFGGKRLNSPNDVVVKSDGSVWFTDPTFGLLGNYEGYKAEPEIEPNVYRLDPATGKANIVAEGVLGPNGLCFSPDEKILYVVESRGVPNRKILAYDVSADGTTISNKRVHIDAGPGTPDGMRCDIDGNLWCGWGMGDPELDGVVVFAPDGVMIGRIALPERCANLCFGGVKRNRLFMAASQSIYALYVNTQGALGG, encoded by the coding sequence ATGAACGATGCATCGTCCCACACTCAAGGCTGGCGGCCGGCGACCTATTACCCCGATCCGGCGATAAAGGCACTCGATCCCCGCTTCGAAAAATACTGGCTGAAACTGTCGGCGGTGGAACGGCTGACGACCGGCCTGCGCTGGGCCGAGGGTCCGGTGTGGTTCGGCGACGGCCGCTATCTCCTGTGCAGCGACATCCCGAACCAGCGCATCATCAAATGGGAGGAGGAGACCGGCGCCGTCTCGGTGTTCCGCAAGCCCTCCAATTTCGCCAACGGCAACACGCGCGACCGCCAGGGCCGGCTCGTCACCTGCGAGCATGGCGGGCGCCGCGTAACCCGCACCGAGTATGACGGCAGCATCACGGTGCTGATGGATTCCTTCGGCGGCAAGCGGCTGAACTCGCCGAACGACGTCGTGGTGAAATCCGACGGCTCCGTCTGGTTCACCGATCCGACCTTCGGCCTACTCGGCAATTACGAAGGCTACAAGGCCGAGCCCGAGATCGAGCCGAACGTCTACCGGCTCGATCCCGCAACCGGCAAGGCGAACATCGTCGCCGAGGGCGTGCTCGGGCCGAACGGGCTGTGCTTCTCGCCGGACGAGAAGATTCTGTATGTCGTGGAATCGCGCGGCGTGCCGAACCGCAAGATCCTCGCCTATGACGTCTCAGCCGACGGCACCACGATCTCCAACAAGCGCGTGCACATCGACGCAGGTCCCGGCACGCCTGATGGCATGCGCTGCGACATCGACGGCAATCTCTGGTGCGGCTGGGGCATGGGCGATCCCGAGCTCGACGGCGTCGTGGTGTTCGCGCCCGACGGCGTCATGATCGGCCGCATCGCCCTGCCCGAACGCTGCGCCAATCTCTGCTTCGGCGGCGTCAAGCGCAACCGCCTGTTCATGGCGGCGAGCCAGTCGATCTACGCGCTGTATGTGAACACGCAAGGCGCGCTGGGGGGATAG
- the ppk2 gene encoding polyphosphate kinase 2, whose protein sequence is MTASDRTPEMAKRERIIREMTDDLDEELEMELDDSRLDELLDETGTLRPTVDRRLYFRELLRLQGELVKLQDWVQSEKKKVVVLFEGRDSAGKGGVIKRITQRLNPRICRVAALPAPSERERSQWYFQRYVAHLPAGGEMVLFDRSWYNRAGVERVMGFCSEDQYQEFFKTVPEFERMLIRSGIILVKYWFSITDDEQQFRFSMRIRDPLKQWKLSPMDVEARSRWEQYTKAKETMLEHTHLPDSPWWIVDAVDKKRARLNCIAHLLSQIPYREVGRAPVVLPPRVRNPDYHRGPIPPEMYVPAKY, encoded by the coding sequence ATGACCGCATCGGACCGCACCCCTGAAATGGCCAAACGCGAGCGCATCATCCGGGAAATGACCGACGATCTCGACGAAGAGCTGGAGATGGAGCTCGATGACAGCAGGCTCGACGAGCTGCTGGACGAGACCGGCACGCTCCGCCCGACGGTGGATCGCAGGCTCTATTTCCGTGAGCTGCTGCGGCTGCAGGGCGAGCTGGTCAAGCTCCAGGACTGGGTGCAGAGCGAAAAGAAGAAGGTCGTGGTGCTGTTCGAGGGCCGCGACTCCGCCGGCAAGGGCGGCGTCATCAAGCGCATCACCCAGCGGCTCAATCCCCGCATCTGTCGCGTCGCCGCGCTTCCCGCGCCGAGCGAGCGCGAGCGCTCGCAATGGTACTTCCAGCGCTACGTGGCGCATCTTCCCGCCGGCGGCGAGATGGTGCTGTTCGACCGCAGCTGGTACAACCGCGCCGGCGTCGAGCGCGTGATGGGCTTCTGCTCCGAAGATCAGTACCAGGAGTTCTTCAAGACGGTGCCGGAGTTCGAGCGGATGCTGATCCGCTCCGGCATCATCCTGGTCAAGTACTGGTTCTCGATCACCGACGACGAGCAGCAGTTCCGCTTCAGCATGCGCATCAGGGATCCGCTCAAGCAGTGGAAGCTGAGCCCGATGGACGTCGAGGCGCGCAGCCGCTGGGAGCAGTACACCAAGGCCAAGGAGACGATGCTGGAGCACACCCACCTGCCCGACTCGCCATGGTGGATCGTCGATGCCGTGGACAAGAAGCGGGCGCGGCTCAACTGCATCGCGCACCTTCTGAGCCAGATCCCCTACCGGGAGGTCGGCCGCGCACCGGTGGTGCTGCCGCCGCGCGTCCGTAACCCCGACTACCACCGCGGGCCGATCCCGCCGGAGATGTACGTGCCTGCGAAATACTGA
- a CDS encoding aldo/keto reductase, with amino-acid sequence MNTNPFGKTGANVSVIGQGTWYLDHGDRKRAIAALQRGLDLGMTHIDTAEMYGDAELVIADAIAGRRDEVFLVSKVLPSNASRRGTITACERSLKRLKTDRLDCYLLHWRGSYPLEDTGAAFEELVKAGKIKSWGVSNFDADDLEEMLDVAGEGRIACNQVLYHLKERAIEHAVIPWCERHGVAVVAYSPFGHDDFPASNSKGGAVLARIAEARRVTPRQIALSFLTRAITVFAIPKASSAEHAGENAAAGDLVLTKEEIAALDAAFPRGPKPRGLPML; translated from the coding sequence ATGAACACAAACCCCTTCGGCAAGACCGGTGCCAACGTCTCCGTCATCGGGCAGGGCACCTGGTATCTCGATCATGGCGATCGCAAGCGCGCGATCGCGGCGCTTCAGCGCGGGCTCGATCTCGGTATGACCCATATCGATACCGCCGAGATGTATGGCGATGCCGAGCTGGTCATTGCGGACGCGATCGCGGGTCGTCGCGACGAAGTGTTCCTCGTGTCCAAAGTGCTGCCGAGCAACGCCTCGCGCCGCGGCACCATCACGGCCTGCGAGCGTTCGCTAAAGCGGCTCAAGACCGATCGCCTCGACTGCTATCTTCTGCATTGGCGCGGCTCCTATCCGCTCGAAGACACCGGCGCTGCGTTCGAGGAACTTGTGAAGGCTGGCAAGATCAAATCCTGGGGCGTCTCCAATTTCGATGCCGACGATCTCGAAGAGATGCTCGACGTCGCGGGCGAGGGCCGCATCGCCTGCAATCAGGTGCTCTATCATCTCAAGGAACGCGCGATCGAGCATGCCGTGATTCCGTGGTGCGAGCGGCACGGCGTCGCGGTCGTCGCCTATTCGCCGTTCGGCCATGACGATTTTCCGGCAAGCAACAGCAAGGGCGGCGCCGTGCTGGCGCGCATCGCGGAGGCGCGGCGCGTGACACCGCGTCAGATCGCGCTGAGCTTCCTCACCCGTGCGATTACGGTGTTCGCGATCCCGAAGGCGTCGTCGGCGGAACATGCCGGCGAAAATGCCGCTGCCGGCGATCTCGTGCTGACGAAAGAGGAGATTGCTGCACTGGATGCGGCGTTTCCGCGCGGTCCGAAGCCCCGAGGTCTGCCCATGCTGTAG
- a CDS encoding DMT family transporter, which yields MSMPEKKHVGRRAPARVDHPFKGIALILLSTVFLGCSDITAKYLSTSLPSIQITWIRFLTFALMFTPVMLPASPLYAMRTQRLGLHVMRGAALLGSSLFFITGLRFLPIAEASATGFVAPLFVTALSIVFLGEKVGMRRWFATALGLIGVLIILRPGTSAFHLAAFFPVVSAACWAGTLILTRMMSGREAVITTMAYSSLTGLAILTAMVPFVWVTPSWTAIALGIFIGVASTAGQWIVVLAYRYGDASVLAPFSYTQLLWVSILGFFIFGEVPDVWTVVGAAFIVASGLYIAHRERVRRAQLLVLEERSPNA from the coding sequence GTGTCCATGCCCGAGAAGAAGCATGTCGGCCGCCGCGCACCTGCGCGCGTCGATCATCCCTTCAAGGGCATCGCGCTGATCCTGTTGTCGACGGTGTTTCTCGGGTGCTCCGACATCACCGCGAAATATCTTTCGACCAGCCTGCCGTCGATCCAGATCACCTGGATCCGCTTCCTCACCTTCGCGCTGATGTTCACGCCGGTGATGCTGCCGGCTTCGCCGCTCTACGCGATGCGCACCCAGCGCCTCGGCCTGCACGTGATGCGCGGTGCGGCGCTGCTCGGCTCCTCGCTGTTCTTCATCACCGGCCTGCGCTTCCTGCCGATCGCGGAAGCTTCCGCTACCGGCTTCGTCGCGCCGCTGTTCGTCACCGCGCTCTCGATCGTCTTCCTCGGCGAGAAGGTCGGCATGCGCCGCTGGTTTGCGACCGCGCTCGGTCTCATCGGCGTGCTCATCATCCTGCGCCCGGGCACCAGCGCGTTTCATCTGGCGGCGTTCTTCCCCGTGGTCTCGGCGGCCTGCTGGGCCGGCACGCTGATCCTGACGCGCATGATGAGCGGCCGCGAAGCGGTCATCACCACCATGGCCTATTCCTCGTTGACCGGTCTTGCGATCCTGACCGCGATGGTGCCGTTCGTCTGGGTCACGCCGTCCTGGACCGCGATCGCGCTCGGCATCTTCATCGGCGTCGCCTCCACCGCGGGCCAGTGGATCGTCGTGCTCGCCTATCGCTACGGCGACGCCTCGGTGCTCGCGCCGTTCTCCTATACGCAGCTGCTCTGGGTCAGCATTCTCGGCTTCTTCATCTTCGGCGAGGTGCCTGATGTCTGGACCGTCGTCGGCGCGGCCTTCATCGTCGCCAGCGGTCTCTACATCGCCCATCGCGAGCGCGTCCGCCGGGCCCAGCTCCTGGTGCTGGAAGAGCGTTCGCCGAACGCCTGA
- a CDS encoding aldehyde dehydrogenase family protein gives MVNRMQFYIDGAWVDPAVKKSTAVVNPATEEAMYEVALGSKADVDKAVAAAKRAFATFSQTSREERVALLTKIIEIYKGRLKEIGAAVSDEMGAPLPMAEKLQAGAGLGHLMTTLDVLKNYHFEEPVGTAMVLREPIGVVGMITPWNWPLNQIACKVAPALAAGCTMILKPSEFTPTSALIFAEILHEAGVPKGVFNLVNGLGPEVGAAMSEHPDIDMISFTGSTRAGIDVAKRAAPTVKRVSQELGGKSPNVILEGADLTKAVTGGVMHMFNNSGQSCNAPSRMIVPLSKMKEVAAIAKAVADKTKAGDPRAEGTTIGPVVNRGQWDKIQGLIKKGIDEGATLVAGGPGLPEGVNKGFYVRPTIFADVTPDMTIAREEIFGPVLTIIGAKNEADAVQIANDTPYGLAGYVSADTVESAKRVARQIRAGNVNLQGVPNDRTAPFGGYKQSGNGREWGKYGLEDFLEVKAVAGFNAA, from the coding sequence ATGGTCAATCGCATGCAATTCTACATCGACGGCGCCTGGGTCGATCCCGCCGTCAAGAAGTCCACCGCCGTGGTCAATCCGGCGACGGAAGAGGCGATGTACGAGGTTGCGCTCGGCTCCAAGGCCGATGTCGACAAGGCCGTTGCCGCCGCCAAGCGCGCCTTTGCAACGTTCTCCCAGACCAGCCGCGAGGAGCGCGTCGCGCTGCTCACGAAAATCATCGAGATCTACAAGGGCCGCCTCAAGGAGATCGGCGCTGCCGTCTCCGACGAGATGGGCGCACCGCTGCCGATGGCGGAGAAGCTGCAGGCCGGCGCCGGCCTCGGCCATCTCATGACCACGCTCGACGTGCTCAAGAACTATCATTTCGAGGAGCCGGTCGGCACCGCCATGGTGCTGCGCGAGCCGATCGGCGTGGTCGGCATGATCACGCCCTGGAACTGGCCGCTCAACCAGATCGCCTGCAAGGTCGCGCCCGCACTCGCCGCCGGCTGCACCATGATCCTGAAGCCGTCGGAGTTTACGCCGACCTCGGCGCTGATCTTCGCGGAAATCCTCCATGAAGCCGGCGTGCCGAAGGGCGTGTTCAACCTCGTCAACGGCCTCGGCCCCGAGGTCGGCGCCGCCATGAGCGAGCATCCCGATATCGACATGATCTCGTTCACCGGCTCGACCCGCGCCGGCATCGACGTGGCCAAGCGCGCCGCGCCGACCGTGAAGCGCGTCAGCCAGGAGCTCGGTGGCAAGTCGCCGAACGTCATCCTCGAAGGCGCCGACCTCACGAAGGCGGTGACCGGCGGCGTGATGCACATGTTCAACAACTCCGGCCAGTCCTGCAACGCGCCCTCGCGCATGATCGTGCCGCTGTCGAAGATGAAGGAAGTCGCCGCGATCGCGAAGGCCGTCGCCGACAAGACCAAGGCGGGCGATCCGCGCGCCGAAGGCACCACCATCGGCCCCGTGGTCAACCGCGGCCAGTGGGACAAGATCCAGGGCCTGATCAAGAAGGGCATCGACGAGGGCGCAACGCTCGTCGCCGGCGGCCCGGGCCTGCCCGAAGGCGTCAACAAGGGCTTCTACGTCCGTCCGACCATCTTCGCCGACGTCACTCCCGACATGACGATCGCCCGCGAAGAGATCTTCGGACCGGTGCTGACCATCATCGGCGCCAAGAACGAAGCCGACGCCGTGCAGATCGCCAACGACACGCCCTATGGCCTTGCCGGCTATGTCTCGGCCGACACGGTCGAGAGCGCCAAGCGTGTCGCCCGCCAGATCCGCGCCGGCAACGTCAACCTCCAGGGCGTGCCCAACGACCGCACCGCACCGTTCGGCGGCTACAAGCAGTCCGGCAACGGCCGCGAGTGGGGCAAGTACGGCCTCGAGGACTTCCTCGAAGTGAAGGCCGTCGCCGGCTTCAACGCGGCGTAA
- a CDS encoding transketolase, which translates to MPVDSARLETLTALSRKALWLSSWTIHHANHIRANADGLKVGGHQASSASLATIMSALYFHVLRPEDRVAVKPHASPVFHAIQYLFGRQSREKLENFRGFKGAQSYPSRTKDVDDVDFSTGSVGLGVAQTLFASLVQDYVKAHGWMKDRREGRMIALVGDAEMDEGNIFEALAEGWKHGLRNTWWVVDYNRQSLDAVVREGLWEKFETMFRNFGWDVVIVKYGRLMREAFAEPGGEALKRWIDNCPNALYAALCFQGGAAFRKHLHDEIGDQGPITKLIDKRSDEELLALMSNLGGHDMASMLEAFESIDHDRPVCFIAYTIKGVGLPFQGHKDNHAGLMTVAQMEKYRESQNIRPGYEWDKYEGLALAPAELDAFLARVPFNQDGRRLTAPVVEVPAQLAFKPAPQMSTQQGFGLVLNEIARGDSELARRIVTTSPDVTVSTNLGPWVNRRGLFANAEKADLFRSEKIPSTYNWDASPKGQHLELGIAEMNLFIMLSALGLSHQINGARLLPVGTLYDPFIERGLDALNYACYQDARFMVAATPSGITLAPEGGAHQSIATPLIGMAQDGLASFEPAFVDELAVIMGWGFNHMQRDPGEGGSVYLRLSTRSIEQAQRIMTPELQQGITDGAYWLRKPGPNAELVIAYTGAMAPEAIEATGFIGESRRDIGLLAITSADRLHAGWTAARKLRRDRRGVQHLSHIEKLLAPLPRDCGIVTVIDGHPSALGWLGSVRGHRVEALGVEQFGQTGSIADLYRHYGIDANAIIDAAESLTTGAPVLHRKMAV; encoded by the coding sequence ATGCCCGTCGATTCCGCGCGCCTCGAAACCCTGACCGCCCTCAGCCGCAAGGCGCTGTGGCTGTCGTCATGGACCATCCACCACGCCAACCATATCCGTGCGAACGCGGACGGGTTGAAGGTCGGCGGCCACCAGGCCTCGTCGGCCTCGCTCGCCACCATCATGTCGGCGCTGTATTTCCATGTGCTGCGCCCTGAGGACCGCGTCGCAGTGAAGCCGCATGCGAGTCCGGTGTTCCACGCCATCCAGTATCTGTTCGGCCGGCAGAGCCGCGAGAAGCTGGAGAATTTTCGCGGCTTCAAGGGCGCGCAGTCCTATCCCTCGCGCACCAAGGACGTCGACGACGTCGACTTCTCGACCGGTTCGGTCGGCCTCGGCGTCGCGCAGACGCTGTTCGCCTCGCTGGTGCAGGACTACGTCAAGGCGCATGGCTGGATGAAGGACCGCCGCGAAGGGCGGATGATCGCGCTGGTCGGCGATGCCGAGATGGACGAGGGCAATATTTTCGAAGCCTTGGCAGAAGGCTGGAAGCACGGCCTGCGCAACACCTGGTGGGTGGTCGACTATAACCGCCAGTCGCTCGACGCCGTCGTGCGCGAAGGGCTCTGGGAAAAGTTCGAGACCATGTTCCGCAATTTCGGCTGGGACGTGGTCATCGTGAAATACGGCCGCCTGATGCGCGAGGCCTTCGCCGAGCCCGGCGGCGAGGCGCTGAAGAGGTGGATCGACAATTGCCCGAACGCGCTTTATGCGGCGCTGTGCTTCCAGGGCGGCGCGGCCTTCCGCAAGCATCTGCACGACGAGATCGGCGACCAGGGGCCGATCACCAAACTGATCGACAAGCGCAGCGATGAGGAGCTGCTGGCGCTGATGTCGAACCTCGGCGGCCACGACATGGCGAGCATGCTGGAAGCGTTCGAGTCCATCGACCACGACCGTCCGGTCTGCTTCATTGCCTACACCATCAAGGGCGTGGGCCTGCCGTTCCAGGGCCACAAGGACAACCACGCCGGCCTGATGACGGTCGCGCAGATGGAGAAATATCGCGAGAGCCAGAACATCCGCCCCGGCTACGAGTGGGACAAGTACGAGGGCCTCGCGCTGGCTCCCGCCGAGCTCGATGCCTTCCTTGCGCGCGTGCCGTTCAACCAGGACGGCCGCCGCCTGACCGCGCCGGTGGTCGAGGTGCCCGCGCAACTCGCCTTCAAGCCGGCGCCGCAGATGTCCACCCAGCAGGGCTTTGGCCTCGTGCTGAACGAGATCGCGCGCGGCGACAGCGAGCTCGCCAGGCGCATCGTCACGACCTCGCCCGACGTGACCGTTTCGACCAATCTCGGCCCGTGGGTGAACCGGCGCGGCCTGTTCGCAAACGCCGAGAAGGCGGACTTATTCCGCAGCGAGAAAATTCCGTCCACCTACAACTGGGACGCCTCGCCAAAGGGCCAGCATCTCGAGCTCGGCATCGCCGAGATGAACCTCTTCATCATGCTCTCGGCGCTCGGCCTGTCGCACCAGATCAACGGCGCGCGGCTCTTGCCGGTCGGCACGCTCTACGATCCCTTCATCGAGCGCGGCCTCGATGCGCTGAACTATGCCTGCTACCAGGATGCGCGCTTCATGGTGGCGGCGACGCCGTCAGGGATCACGCTTGCGCCCGAGGGCGGCGCGCATCAGTCGATCGCGACGCCGCTGATCGGCATGGCGCAGGATGGCCTCGCCTCGTTCGAGCCAGCCTTCGTCGACGAGCTCGCCGTGATCATGGGCTGGGGCTTCAATCACATGCAGCGCGATCCGGGCGAGGGCGGTTCCGTCTATCTGCGGCTCTCGACGCGCAGCATCGAGCAGGCGCAGCGGATCATGACGCCGGAGCTTCAGCAGGGCATCACCGACGGCGCCTATTGGCTGCGTAAGCCGGGCCCCAATGCCGAGCTCGTGATCGCCTATACCGGCGCGATGGCGCCCGAAGCGATCGAGGCGACCGGCTTCATCGGCGAGAGCCGGCGTGACATCGGGCTGCTCGCGATCACATCGGCCGACCGCCTGCATGCGGGGTGGACCGCAGCACGGAAATTGCGGCGTGACAGGCGCGGCGTGCAGCACCTCAGCCACATCGAGAAGCTGCTGGCGCCGCTGCCGCGCGACTGCGGCATCGTGACCGTGATCGACGGCCACCCGTCCGCGCTCGGCTGGCTCGGCAGCGTCCGCGGCCACCGCGTCGAGGCGCTCGGCGTCGAGCAGTTCGGCCAGACCGGCAGCATCGCCGACCTCTACCGCCACTACGGCATCGATGCCAACGCCATCATCGATGCGGCCGAAAGCCTCACCACCGGCGCGCCGGTGCTGCATCGGAAGATGGCGGTGTAG
- a CDS encoding zinc-binding dehydrogenase produces MRAAIFRNGEIVVGQMVEPKPGPGQVLVKTLACGICGSDLHARQHAHRMVEMARKVGRKPMDLTRDVVFGHEFCCEIVDYGPSTARKLKPGTHVCSLPALVTPQGIEGIGYSNDNIGGYAEAMLLSEALLLEVPNGLAPEHAALTEPLAVGVHAVAKANISGGEVPLVVGCGPVGLAVIAALKIRGLHPIVAADYSPARRALAAQLGADIVVDPKVSQPYTAWAEHAQMADAEKAARPPFQAMLPALKPAIIFECVGVPGLLQQVFEGAPRDARIVVVGVCMESDRNEPMLGIMKELNVQYVLGYTPEEFASSLRLIAEGQVDAAAMVTAEVGLDGVAKAFADLANPEAHTKIIVQPWR; encoded by the coding sequence ATGCGCGCTGCGATCTTCAGGAACGGTGAGATTGTCGTTGGTCAGATGGTCGAGCCGAAGCCGGGCCCTGGCCAGGTGCTGGTCAAGACGCTCGCCTGCGGCATCTGTGGCTCCGACCTGCATGCGCGCCAGCACGCCCACCGCATGGTGGAGATGGCGCGGAAGGTTGGCCGCAAGCCGATGGACCTTACCCGCGACGTCGTGTTCGGTCATGAATTCTGCTGCGAGATCGTCGACTACGGCCCTAGCACCGCGCGCAAGCTCAAGCCCGGCACCCATGTCTGCTCGCTGCCGGCGCTGGTGACGCCGCAAGGCATCGAGGGCATCGGCTATTCCAACGATAATATCGGCGGTTATGCGGAAGCGATGCTGCTCAGTGAAGCGCTGCTGCTCGAGGTGCCCAACGGTCTGGCTCCCGAACATGCCGCGCTGACCGAGCCGCTCGCCGTCGGCGTCCACGCCGTCGCCAAAGCCAACATCAGCGGCGGCGAGGTGCCGCTGGTGGTCGGCTGCGGACCGGTCGGGCTCGCGGTGATTGCCGCGCTGAAGATCAGGGGGCTGCATCCGATCGTCGCCGCCGACTATTCGCCGGCGCGGCGCGCGCTTGCAGCTCAGCTCGGCGCCGACATCGTGGTCGATCCCAAGGTGTCGCAGCCCTACACGGCCTGGGCCGAGCACGCGCAGATGGCAGACGCCGAGAAGGCGGCGCGACCGCCGTTCCAGGCGATGCTGCCGGCGCTCAAGCCCGCGATCATCTTCGAATGCGTCGGCGTGCCCGGTCTGTTGCAGCAGGTGTTCGAGGGCGCCCCGCGCGATGCCAGGATCGTCGTGGTCGGCGTCTGCATGGAGAGCGACAGAAACGAGCCCATGCTCGGCATCATGAAGGAGCTCAACGTCCAGTACGTGCTCGGCTACACGCCGGAGGAGTTCGCAAGCTCGCTGCGCCTGATCGCGGAAGGGCAGGTGGACGCCGCAGCCATGGTGACGGCCGAGGTCGGCCTCGACGGCGTCGCAAAAGCCTTCGCCGACCTCGCCAATCCCGAGGCGCACACCAAGATCATCGTGCAGCCGTGGCGGTGA
- a CDS encoding Lrp/AsnC family transcriptional regulator, which translates to MPELDAIDRKILSYLQNDSRLTMQELADKVGLSVSPCHRRVKLLEERGVISRYIATVDQKALGLHVSVFISIKLARQKEEDLNRFARAISKWDEVLECYLMTGNRDYLLRVVAADLASYETFLKTKLTRLDGIASIESSFALSQVKYSIALPV; encoded by the coding sequence ATGCCCGAGCTCGACGCCATCGACCGCAAGATCCTCAGCTACCTCCAGAACGACAGCCGGCTGACCATGCAGGAGCTCGCCGACAAGGTCGGGCTCTCGGTGTCGCCCTGCCATCGCCGTGTCAAGCTCCTGGAGGAGCGCGGCGTCATCTCGCGCTATATCGCGACCGTCGACCAGAAGGCGCTCGGCCTGCATGTCAGCGTCTTCATCTCGATCAAGCTGGCGCGGCAGAAGGAGGAGGACCTCAACCGCTTCGCGCGCGCGATCTCGAAATGGGACGAGGTGCTGGAGTGCTATCTGATGACCGGCAACCGCGACTATCTGTTGCGCGTGGTCGCAGCCGACCTCGCCTCCTACGAAACCTTCCTGAAGACCAAGCTGACCCGGCTCGACGGCATCGCCTCGATCGAGTCGAGCTTTGCGCTCAGTCAGGTGAAATATTCGATCGCGTTGCCGGTCTGA
- a CDS encoding NAD-dependent epimerase/dehydratase family protein, producing the protein MPRILMTGASGGIGTSLRKLLPPIYPDLLLSDIKPPADLGANEKFKAADLADLAQCEAICEGVDGIIHFGGYSVEGPWDDILQANIIGGYNLFEAAYRKGVKRVVFASSNHAVGFYPRHHKIGTDVTPRPDGRYGVSKVFGEAVGALYADKHGLKVTCLRIGNFGDLPLDQRRLSIWLKPDDLVQLCRIGLEHPDIHFEVFYGASLNERAWWDNHRAYEFGYRPTGRAEDFREHAMAEQAKLKPDPVGDHYQGGAFCSNEFDGDASRIIDWTKR; encoded by the coding sequence ATGCCGCGTATTCTGATGACGGGAGCTTCGGGTGGAATCGGCACGAGCCTGCGAAAGCTGCTGCCGCCGATCTATCCGGATCTCCTGCTCTCCGACATCAAGCCGCCCGCCGATCTCGGCGCGAACGAAAAATTCAAGGCGGCGGATCTCGCCGATCTCGCGCAGTGCGAGGCGATCTGCGAGGGCGTCGACGGCATCATCCATTTCGGCGGCTATTCGGTCGAGGGCCCGTGGGACGACATCCTCCAGGCCAACATCATCGGCGGCTACAATCTGTTCGAGGCGGCGTACCGCAAGGGCGTCAAGCGCGTGGTGTTCGCCTCGTCCAACCACGCCGTCGGCTTCTATCCCCGCCACCACAAGATCGGGACCGATGTCACCCCGCGCCCCGATGGCCGTTACGGCGTCAGCAAGGTGTTCGGCGAGGCCGTCGGTGCGCTCTACGCCGACAAGCACGGCCTGAAGGTGACGTGCCTGCGCATCGGCAATTTCGGCGACCTGCCGCTCGACCAGCGCCGGCTCTCGATCTGGCTGAAGCCCGACGACCTCGTGCAGCTTTGCCGCATCGGGCTCGAACATCCCGACATCCATTTCGAGGTCTTCTACGGCGCCTCCCTCAACGAGCGCGCCTGGTGGGACAACCACCGCGCCTACGAATTCGGCTATCGCCCCACGGGACGCGCCGAGGATTTCCGCGAGCACGCGATGGCCGAGCAGGCCAAGCTGAAGCCGGATCCGGTCGGCGACCACTACCAGGGTGGCGCATTCTGCAGCAACGAGTTCGACGGCGATGCGAGCCGCATCATCGACTGGACCAAGCGCTAG